In Simplicispira sp. 125, one DNA window encodes the following:
- a CDS encoding M20 family metallopeptidase: MNVLTQALGSAEPALMTELEALYKDLHRHPELSMQEVRTAKIAADAMQGLGYEVTRNVGVTGVVCVMKNGVGPTVMLRADMDALPMAENTGLPYASTVTARDADGVEVGVAHSCGHDMHVTWMIGAARILSTHRAAWQGTLMIVFQPGEETAEGANAMVRDWGEDRFPKPDIILGQHVMVGAAGTVNYRPGVTLSAGDSLKIKLFGRGSHGSQPQTSIDPVIMAAATTLRLQTIVSREIAPTEPAVLTIGSLQAGTKENIIPDDAIIKLNMRTFSEDTREYMLKSIHRICCAECDASGAERPPEFTTINSYPLTENDLVATQKVAQAFGHQFGKNASLAPSPASASEDFSIFGRTWGVPYVFWFVGSTDPAVYAKAQQEKTVNKIPSNHSPKFAPQIHPTLETGLQAMLTAAAAWLCPPAPRPETNT, translated from the coding sequence ATGAACGTCCTCACCCAAGCTCTCGGCTCCGCCGAACCCGCCCTGATGACTGAACTTGAAGCACTCTACAAAGACCTTCACCGGCATCCCGAGTTGTCGATGCAGGAAGTCCGCACCGCGAAGATCGCCGCCGACGCGATGCAGGGCCTCGGCTACGAGGTGACGCGCAACGTCGGCGTGACCGGCGTGGTCTGCGTGATGAAGAACGGCGTCGGCCCGACCGTGATGCTGCGCGCGGACATGGATGCGCTGCCGATGGCCGAGAACACAGGGCTGCCGTATGCCAGCACCGTGACGGCACGCGATGCGGACGGCGTCGAGGTCGGCGTTGCCCACTCTTGCGGCCACGACATGCACGTGACCTGGATGATCGGCGCCGCGCGCATCCTGTCCACGCATCGCGCCGCCTGGCAGGGCACGTTGATGATCGTGTTCCAGCCAGGCGAGGAAACGGCCGAGGGCGCGAACGCCATGGTGCGCGATTGGGGTGAAGACCGCTTTCCAAAGCCTGACATCATCCTCGGCCAGCATGTGATGGTCGGTGCGGCCGGCACCGTGAACTACCGTCCCGGCGTCACGCTGTCAGCCGGAGACAGCCTGAAAATCAAGCTCTTCGGGCGCGGCTCGCACGGTTCACAGCCGCAAACCTCAATAGATCCGGTCATCATGGCCGCCGCGACCACGCTGCGCCTGCAGACCATCGTCTCGCGGGAGATCGCGCCAACCGAGCCGGCGGTGCTCACGATCGGCTCGCTGCAGGCTGGCACCAAGGAAAACATCATCCCGGACGACGCCATCATCAAGCTGAACATGCGCACCTTCAGCGAGGATACGCGCGAGTACATGCTCAAGTCGATCCACCGCATTTGCTGCGCCGAGTGCGATGCCTCCGGTGCCGAGCGGCCGCCCGAGTTCACCACCATCAACAGCTACCCGCTGACCGAGAACGACCTGGTCGCGACACAAAAGGTGGCGCAGGCGTTCGGCCACCAGTTTGGCAAGAACGCCTCACTGGCGCCCAGCCCAGCGTCGGCCAGCGAAGATTTCAGCATCTTCGGCCGCACTTGGGGCGTGCCCTATGTGTTCTGGTTCGTCGGCAGCACCGACCCAGCGGTGTACGCCAAAGCCCAGCAGGAAAAGACCGTCAACAAGATTCCCAGCAACCACTCGCCGAAGTTCGCGCCGCAGATCCACCCGACGCTCGAGACCGGCTTGCAGGCCATGCTGACCGCCGCTGCCGCGTGGCTGTGCCCCCCGGCGCCACGGCCTGAAACGAACACATGA
- a CDS encoding trimeric intracellular cation channel family protein: MNVHELALAGLNDHRLFTTLDLTGTFAFAISGAVAARDRGLDWFGVVAIAFTVACGGGVLRDLCIGAVPPAGLTDWRYLAVAMAAASMTITANTLVVRLAHPVILFDTIGLGLFAVTGAQKAMIFGHNAEVAVLLGIVTAVGGGVVRDVLLNRVPVILQREIYASAALVGASIEVFGEHLGWLSSSRTWVALVVCFALRYLSLHYKWNLPHSSRHDDNGSE; encoded by the coding sequence ATGAACGTCCACGAATTGGCGCTTGCCGGCCTGAACGACCACCGCCTGTTCACCACTCTTGATCTGACGGGCACGTTCGCCTTTGCCATCAGCGGTGCCGTCGCTGCCAGAGACCGCGGCCTCGACTGGTTCGGCGTCGTCGCCATAGCGTTCACGGTCGCTTGCGGCGGGGGCGTGCTGCGCGACCTGTGCATCGGCGCTGTGCCGCCGGCCGGGCTGACCGATTGGCGCTACCTCGCCGTTGCCATGGCAGCGGCATCGATGACGATAACCGCAAACACGCTGGTCGTGCGCCTGGCGCACCCGGTGATCCTCTTCGACACCATCGGCCTGGGTCTATTTGCCGTGACCGGCGCGCAGAAGGCCATGATTTTTGGCCATAACGCGGAGGTGGCGGTTCTGCTGGGCATAGTCACTGCTGTGGGCGGCGGCGTGGTGCGTGACGTGCTGCTCAATCGGGTGCCGGTGATCCTTCAGCGTGAGATCTATGCGTCGGCTGCGCTGGTGGGTGCCAGCATCGAGGTGTTTGGCGAGCACCTAGGATGGTTGTCGAGCAGTCGAACCTGGGTTGCTTTAGTGGTGTGCTTTGCGCTTCGTTATCTATCGCTGCACTACAAGTGGAACCTGCCGCACTCTTCCAGACACGACGACAACGGCTCGGAATAG
- a CDS encoding HEPN domain-containing protein, with protein MKQPKTVHQLERVKQINEFLDVAYKDYVAARVLLLADLLPQGAVLASTAIEKYIKAILAFRGNVSHGHLKAAQFNALKNFDPQLGQQINAQFIDLLHKSYRLRYLDDLAPGFNLVIADREFLAELDWTAMTIHARFHQTVNGQTVESTLTRHMAAKDQRLLDLNHVAAGIAKQDFIAMVPQRVYAIRRFADGTHMESSFTITPRPSDGAFMRPGNVPNGDGRGVFLGFTGVEPSPVEPPAPAGAPP; from the coding sequence ATGAAACAACCGAAAACTGTCCACCAACTAGAACGTGTGAAGCAGATCAACGAGTTCCTGGACGTGGCCTACAAGGACTACGTAGCAGCGAGGGTGCTTCTGTTGGCGGACCTCCTGCCGCAGGGAGCGGTGCTGGCCAGCACCGCCATCGAGAAGTACATCAAGGCCATCCTGGCCTTCCGCGGCAATGTTTCCCATGGACACCTGAAAGCGGCGCAGTTCAACGCCCTGAAGAACTTCGATCCACAGCTCGGGCAGCAGATCAACGCCCAGTTCATCGACCTGCTGCACAAGAGCTACCGCCTACGGTACCTGGACGACCTGGCTCCGGGTTTCAACCTGGTGATCGCGGACCGGGAGTTCCTGGCCGAACTGGACTGGACGGCGATGACCATCCATGCGCGGTTCCACCAAACCGTGAACGGGCAGACCGTGGAATCGACCTTGACGCGGCATATGGCGGCGAAGGACCAACGCCTGCTGGACCTCAACCATGTGGCAGCCGGCATCGCCAAGCAAGACTTCATTGCCATGGTTCCGCAGCGCGTCTATGCGATTCGGCGCTTCGCGGATGGAACCCATATGGAATCCAGCTTCACGATCACGCCACGCCCAAGCGATGGGGCATTCATGCGACCGGGCAACGTCCCCAACGGAGATGGCCGCGGCGTCTTCCTTGGCTTCACAGGCGTCGAACCGTCGCCGGTCGAGCCGCCCGCGCCCGCTGGCGCGCCCCCGTGA
- a CDS encoding DUF2971 domain-containing protein has translation MHHPAVTRLYKYTALNARAIAALATEKLWFANPSTFNDPFDCMIPNHAVVHLERLQGRATKQRATAARPRKGESAEIARLIRGLHDRVLSGASAKDIALAQKFVDGHGALQSSINTFGVLSLSATPKSILMWSHYGAQHAGICLEFERTATNKLGTDALPVVYSRLRDPDPDPVLAVPPNRFFMKYSGWRYEREWRVLESTAGRHDFPGRLLSVICGAKMPGPEREALARIVAGLNASRTKQITVRVAAMKPTTYELVIRPYQ, from the coding sequence ATGCACCATCCCGCCGTCACTCGTCTCTACAAGTACACGGCCTTAAACGCGCGCGCGATAGCAGCGCTCGCCACAGAGAAACTCTGGTTCGCCAACCCTAGCACGTTCAACGACCCTTTCGACTGCATGATCCCCAACCACGCAGTTGTTCACTTGGAGCGACTCCAGGGCCGCGCAACCAAGCAACGCGCCACGGCGGCGAGGCCACGTAAAGGCGAGAGTGCCGAGATCGCGCGGTTGATCCGTGGTCTGCACGACAGGGTCCTGAGCGGAGCCAGCGCAAAGGACATCGCTCTGGCGCAGAAGTTCGTCGATGGCCACGGTGCGCTGCAGTCATCCATCAACACCTTCGGCGTGCTCTCCCTGAGTGCCACGCCCAAAAGCATCCTGATGTGGTCCCACTACGGTGCGCAGCATGCGGGCATCTGCCTGGAATTCGAACGCACCGCGACCAACAAACTCGGAACCGATGCGCTGCCGGTGGTGTATTCCCGGCTGCGCGATCCTGACCCCGATCCGGTACTGGCAGTGCCGCCGAACCGCTTTTTCATGAAGTACAGCGGCTGGCGCTACGAACGCGAATGGCGAGTACTCGAAAGCACTGCGGGCCGGCACGATTTCCCGGGACGGCTGCTGTCCGTCATCTGCGGCGCAAAGATGCCCGGGCCGGAGCGGGAGGCCCTGGCGCGCATCGTGGCAGGGCTCAATGCTTCCCGAACCAAGCAGATCACCGTGCGAGTCGCCGCTATGAAACCCACGACGTACGAGCTGGTCATCCGTCCCTACCAGTGA
- a CDS encoding DUF262 domain-containing protein — MIAIHPQYLTLSKLLAGRLFRIPEYQRAYSWTSKQRTDLFGDIDKTQAKGKDAGHFMAATVCLRRAKQVLGTDEFQVLEVVDGQQRLTTLIILFKAIELALDRAVGVEARLADEIAGLLIKQDGDELLLLQTNHDSSHHFERFLREGTRPDVDTAKTLADQELLKAISECMAYVDGWRRRQADLSSLLALLKNRLHFLLHEIDEENAVYTVFEVLNSRGLDVSWIDRLKSILMGAAFELKAAANKTLIKDLHTKWRDIYVTIGLRQGMSTEALRFAATLRTPDIPSRPLGEESSVELLREQAPDAKGIRNVSAWLLKVVTARDAVAANPRINAVTRISQARLLAVAIHLRSDFSPKQRDELLAKWERVTFRIYGMLSNDARTRVGDYVRLAWRIINEDLAPKEISRGLGEIGSDFSISDAVDAMQARNCYEDWGEELRYFMYRYEEHLSAKNRQKFSNEQWERIWMASVSDSIEHIWAQSKAPEKSKHRLGNLVLLPPRLNSSLQDKEPADKADDYRKTGLLIAQEVADAIGAGKWSTKAVAAREDALLKWAKLEWAD, encoded by the coding sequence GTGATTGCCATTCATCCGCAATACCTTACGTTATCCAAGCTGCTCGCTGGACGTTTATTCCGCATTCCAGAGTATCAACGTGCTTACAGCTGGACGAGCAAGCAGCGGACCGACCTGTTCGGTGACATCGACAAGACGCAGGCAAAGGGCAAGGACGCGGGCCACTTTATGGCCGCGACAGTCTGCCTCCGGCGTGCAAAGCAAGTCTTAGGAACCGATGAGTTTCAGGTGCTTGAGGTAGTTGACGGGCAGCAGCGCCTCACAACGCTAATCATCTTGTTCAAGGCTATCGAGCTGGCTCTCGATCGGGCCGTTGGAGTAGAAGCCAGACTCGCCGATGAGATCGCAGGATTGTTGATCAAGCAGGACGGCGACGAGTTGCTACTTTTGCAGACAAACCACGACAGCAGTCACCACTTTGAGAGGTTTCTACGCGAGGGGACGAGGCCTGACGTCGACACGGCAAAGACTCTAGCGGACCAAGAACTGCTCAAAGCCATATCTGAGTGCATGGCTTACGTTGATGGCTGGAGACGGCGTCAGGCGGACCTTTCGTCGCTGTTGGCGCTTCTTAAGAATCGGCTCCATTTTCTACTTCATGAGATCGACGAGGAGAACGCGGTCTACACGGTGTTCGAAGTGCTGAATAGTCGTGGGTTGGATGTGTCTTGGATCGACCGATTGAAGAGCATATTGATGGGCGCAGCATTCGAGTTGAAGGCCGCCGCGAATAAGACCCTGATCAAGGACCTTCATACAAAGTGGCGCGACATCTACGTGACCATAGGTCTGCGACAGGGCATGAGCACGGAGGCCCTACGATTTGCCGCAACCCTCCGTACGCCAGACATTCCTAGCAGACCGTTGGGTGAAGAAAGTTCAGTAGAGCTGCTGCGTGAGCAGGCCCCAGACGCTAAGGGGATTCGAAACGTTTCTGCCTGGTTGTTAAAGGTAGTGACGGCGCGCGATGCCGTCGCGGCCAATCCAAGAATCAACGCAGTCACTAGGATTTCCCAAGCACGGCTGCTAGCCGTGGCCATTCACTTGCGAAGTGACTTCAGCCCGAAGCAACGTGACGAGCTACTTGCGAAATGGGAGCGCGTGACCTTCCGGATATACGGAATGCTCTCGAACGACGCGCGTACACGGGTAGGTGACTACGTTCGCCTAGCATGGCGAATCATCAATGAGGACCTAGCACCAAAGGAGATTAGTCGAGGACTAGGGGAGATCGGCAGTGACTTCTCGATCTCGGATGCGGTTGATGCAATGCAAGCGAGGAACTGCTACGAAGATTGGGGTGAGGAGTTGAGGTACTTCATGTACCGATATGAGGAGCACCTGTCAGCAAAGAATCGTCAGAAATTCAGTAATGAGCAGTGGGAGCGCATTTGGATGGCAAGTGTTTCGGACTCCATCGAACACATTTGGGCCCAGAGCAAGGCTCCGGAGAAATCGAAGCACCGCCTTGGAAATCTGGTGCTCTTGCCACCTCGATTGAACTCCAGCTTGCAGGATAAGGAGCCAGCGGACAAGGCTGACGACTATAGAAAAACTGGCCTGCTCATCGCTCAGGAGGTCGCTGATGCCATCGGTGCAGGCAAATGGTCGACTAAGGCCGTGGCGGCCAGGGAAGATGCCTTGCTCAAATGGGCGAAGTTGGAGTGGGCTGACTAG
- the modA gene encoding molybdate ABC transporter substrate-binding protein: MRLSFLQRSFAVCLLAGCAGTVMAGDLVVSAASSLTNAFKDIAQSYEAQHPGTKVLLNFGASGALLQQMAKGAPVDVFASADQETMDKAQKEGLVHAADRKDFVRNTLVLIVPMDAKTVPAQLSDLAHSGFARVAIANPASVPVGRYAHSALEAAKLWPALQAKAVGTLNVRQSLDYVARGEVDAGFVYATDAAIMKDKVKVAFEVPLATAILYPIAKTAASRNAADATAFINYLATPAAQAIVGKYGFAKP; the protein is encoded by the coding sequence ATGCGCCTCTCTTTCCTCCAACGCAGCTTTGCTGTCTGTCTTTTGGCTGGTTGTGCCGGTACCGTGATGGCGGGAGACTTGGTGGTGTCGGCGGCGTCCAGCCTGACCAATGCTTTCAAGGACATTGCGCAGAGCTACGAGGCGCAGCACCCCGGCACCAAGGTGCTGCTGAACTTTGGCGCATCGGGCGCCTTGCTGCAGCAGATGGCCAAGGGCGCGCCGGTGGATGTGTTTGCCTCGGCCGACCAGGAGACCATGGACAAGGCGCAAAAAGAGGGTTTGGTGCACGCTGCAGACCGCAAGGATTTTGTGCGCAACACGCTGGTGCTCATCGTGCCGATGGACGCCAAGACCGTGCCCGCCCAGCTGAGCGACCTGGCCCACAGCGGCTTTGCCCGCGTGGCCATCGCCAATCCGGCCAGCGTGCCGGTGGGCCGCTACGCGCACAGCGCGCTAGAGGCGGCCAAGCTGTGGCCCGCCCTGCAGGCCAAGGCCGTGGGCACGCTCAACGTGCGCCAGTCGCTCGACTACGTGGCGCGCGGCGAGGTGGATGCCGGGTTTGTCTACGCGACGGACGCCGCCATCATGAAGGACAAGGTCAAGGTGGCCTTTGAGGTGCCGCTGGCAACCGCCATCCTCTACCCCATCGCCAAGACGGCGGCCAGCCGCAACGCGGCGGATGCCACTGCGTTCATCAACTACCTGGCCACGCCAGCGGCCCAAGCCATTGTGGGCAAGTACGGCTTTGCCAAGCCCTGA
- the modB gene encoding molybdate ABC transporter permease subunit gives MDVAWSALSLSLQVALWATLLNLVLGIGVGYLLARKRFVGRDLLDTVLTLPMVMPPTVLGYYLLVLLGRKGWLGQWLQDTWGINLIFSLQGAVIAATVVAFPLVFKPARAAFEAIDGQMEEAGRVLGVSEIGIFLRITLPLAWRGILAGVLLGFARALGEFGATLMVAGSIPGKTQTLSIAVYEAVQAGQDAVANTLVLITSLVCIVVLLGAGRLAPGRIAHRS, from the coding sequence ATGGACGTCGCCTGGTCAGCCCTCAGCCTGTCGCTGCAAGTGGCGCTCTGGGCCACGCTGCTCAACCTGGTGCTGGGCATTGGCGTGGGCTACCTGCTGGCGCGCAAGCGCTTTGTGGGGCGCGACCTGCTCGACACCGTGCTGACCCTGCCCATGGTGATGCCGCCCACGGTGCTGGGCTACTACCTGTTGGTGCTGCTGGGGCGCAAGGGCTGGCTGGGCCAATGGCTGCAGGACACCTGGGGCATCAACCTGATTTTTTCTTTGCAGGGCGCGGTGATTGCGGCCACGGTGGTGGCGTTTCCGCTGGTGTTCAAACCGGCGCGTGCGGCGTTCGAGGCCATTGACGGCCAGATGGAAGAGGCCGGGCGCGTGCTGGGTGTTTCAGAAATCGGTATCTTTCTGCGCATTACGCTGCCCCTGGCCTGGCGCGGCATTCTGGCCGGTGTGCTGCTGGGTTTTGCGCGCGCTTTAGGCGAGTTTGGTGCCACGCTGATGGTGGCGGGCAGCATTCCGGGCAAGACGCAAACCCTGTCGATCGCCGTGTACGAAGCCGTGCAGGCCGGGCAGGATGCCGTGGCCAACACGCTGGTGCTGATTACGTCGCTGGTGTGCATCGTCGTGCTGCTGGGCGCCGGGCGCCTGGCTCCGGGGCGCATTGCGCACCGCTCCTGA
- a CDS encoding ATP-binding cassette domain-containing protein has translation MQLDIDIRKTLRSGQRVFQLNARFSAQGQRVVVVGPSGAGKSLLLKAIAGLVRPDSGHVRLDGQTLFDARTRTHLAPQARNVAYLFQDYALFPHLSVRQNIAFGLARGWRNPRQDHDSAAVDYWVDAFHLGEVAHQAPHELSGGQRQRTALARALVAQPRALLLDEPFAALDPVLRITLRAELDALQRRLQVPMVLITHDPQDVEVFGGQVLHMRNGEIESQECMQATSAA, from the coding sequence ATGCAGCTCGACATTGACATCCGCAAAACCCTGCGCTCGGGCCAGCGTGTGTTCCAGTTGAATGCGCGCTTCAGTGCGCAAGGCCAGCGCGTGGTGGTGGTGGGGCCGTCGGGGGCGGGCAAAAGCCTGCTGCTCAAGGCCATTGCCGGGCTGGTGCGGCCTGACAGCGGCCATGTGCGGCTTGATGGCCAGACCTTGTTTGACGCACGCACCCGTACCCACCTGGCACCGCAGGCGCGCAACGTGGCCTATCTGTTCCAGGACTACGCGCTGTTTCCGCACCTGAGCGTGCGCCAGAACATTGCCTTTGGCCTGGCGCGCGGCTGGCGCAATCCGCGCCAGGACCATGACAGCGCAGCGGTGGACTACTGGGTCGATGCTTTTCACCTGGGCGAGGTGGCGCACCAGGCGCCGCACGAACTCTCGGGCGGCCAGCGCCAGCGCACGGCCCTGGCCCGCGCGCTGGTGGCGCAGCCGCGTGCGCTGTTGCTCGACGAGCCCTTTGCCGCACTCGATCCGGTCCTGCGCATTACCCTGCGCGCCGAACTCGACGCCCTGCAGCGCCGCCTGCAGGTGCCCATGGTGCTCATCACCCACGACCCGCAGGACGTAGAGGTGTTTGGTGGGCAGGTGCTACACATGCGCAATGGGGAAATCGAATCGCAAGAGTGCATGCAGGCAACATCCGCAGCGTAA
- a CDS encoding TonB-dependent receptor yields MENTKRDRYCHPFGGKKAATTTTWAHTPPRLRLLTALLLAAFAAAPVAAQDGSFQLGTVVVTGAAQGAEQGAEQVLGKDAIQTRNADTVGSAVVALPGASLSRNSRNEDTVYLRGFDARQVPMFVDGVPLYVPYDGYVDFGRFTTFDLAEIRVATSGASLLYGPNTLGGAINLVTRKPVRVFEGDVRLGVGSGSEKMSAVNLGTQQGAWYAQLGLSYLDADGFPLPKGFKDYKAKPTDTGSQRENAYRTDQRLSFKVGLTPNATDEYALGYVRQDGEKGNPVYTGQSTSGIRYWQWPFWDKDSVYFISSTRIGQNNVLKARVFHDTYKNSILAFSNASYATQLNNTSFPSVYNDSSTGASLELANYAVANHELRLAVHIKEDKHNDSNPSSPTKNYRDTTTSLAVEDSITLAKNWRLRVGLSHDKRDAKEVYDWPTGSTSATNGLVELTRLLDDHGSEAYAIASHKTRFPTIKDRYSARMGAALPNPDLKPEVANHLELGIKGSPWTGGKGQAAVFYSRITDLMQNVYVAAPVGTCGAGSNTCAQAQNVGRARHAGLELSLDQALARQWTLTGAYTYLARRNLSDASVQLTDTPRHRLYTALTWAPSDAWELRTTLETEQGRKVAFAGSGKTIYRDLAGFGIVGVKATWKPRKDMALDFGVSNLGDKWYELSDGFPLPGRTWFVRGSYRF; encoded by the coding sequence ATGGAAAACACGAAGCGCGATAGGTATTGCCACCCCTTTGGCGGGAAGAAAGCCGCAACCACAACAACCTGGGCACACACCCCTCCCCGGCTGCGGTTGCTAACGGCTTTGTTGCTGGCGGCTTTTGCGGCTGCACCTGTCGCCGCGCAAGACGGCAGCTTTCAGTTGGGCACGGTGGTGGTTACGGGCGCGGCGCAAGGCGCAGAGCAGGGCGCCGAGCAGGTGCTGGGCAAGGATGCCATCCAGACGCGCAACGCCGACACCGTAGGCTCCGCCGTGGTGGCCTTGCCGGGTGCCAGCCTCTCGCGCAACAGCCGCAACGAGGACACGGTGTACCTGCGCGGTTTTGATGCGCGCCAGGTGCCCATGTTTGTCGATGGCGTGCCGCTCTATGTGCCCTACGACGGCTATGTGGACTTTGGGCGGTTCACCACGTTTGACCTGGCCGAGATCCGTGTGGCCACCAGTGGCGCATCGCTGCTTTATGGCCCCAACACCTTGGGCGGCGCCATCAATCTGGTCACGCGCAAGCCGGTGCGCGTTTTTGAAGGCGATGTGCGGCTGGGCGTGGGCTCGGGTTCCGAAAAAATGAGTGCGGTCAACCTCGGCACCCAGCAGGGTGCTTGGTACGCGCAGCTGGGCCTGTCGTACCTGGATGCCGACGGCTTTCCGCTGCCCAAGGGTTTCAAGGACTACAAGGCCAAGCCCACCGATACCGGCAGCCAGCGCGAAAACGCCTACCGCACCGACCAGCGCCTGTCGTTCAAAGTGGGCCTCACGCCCAATGCGACCGACGAATACGCGCTGGGCTACGTGCGCCAGGACGGCGAAAAAGGCAACCCGGTGTACACCGGCCAGTCCACCAGCGGCATCCGCTACTGGCAGTGGCCTTTCTGGGACAAGGACAGTGTGTACTTCATCAGCAGCACCCGCATCGGCCAGAACAATGTGCTCAAGGCCCGGGTGTTCCACGACACCTACAAGAACAGCATTCTTGCCTTCAGTAACGCCAGCTACGCCACGCAGCTGAACAACACCAGCTTCCCCAGCGTGTACAACGACAGCTCCACCGGCGCATCGCTGGAGCTGGCCAACTACGCGGTGGCCAACCACGAGTTGCGCCTGGCCGTGCACATCAAGGAAGACAAGCACAACGACTCCAACCCTTCGTCGCCGACCAAAAACTACCGCGACACCACCACGTCGCTGGCGGTCGAAGACAGCATCACGCTCGCCAAAAACTGGCGCTTGCGCGTGGGCCTGTCGCACGACAAGCGCGATGCCAAAGAGGTGTATGACTGGCCCACCGGCTCGACCAGCGCCACCAATGGCCTGGTCGAATTGACCCGCTTGCTCGATGACCACGGCAGCGAGGCCTATGCCATTGCCTCGCACAAAACGCGCTTTCCCACCATCAAGGACCGCTACTCTGCCCGCATGGGCGCGGCGCTGCCCAACCCCGACCTCAAACCCGAGGTGGCCAACCACCTGGAGCTGGGCATCAAAGGATCGCCCTGGACCGGTGGCAAGGGCCAGGCGGCGGTGTTCTACAGCCGCATCACCGACCTGATGCAAAACGTCTATGTGGCGGCGCCGGTGGGCACCTGTGGCGCGGGCAGCAACACCTGCGCACAGGCCCAGAACGTGGGCCGCGCGCGCCACGCGGGGCTGGAGCTGTCGCTCGACCAGGCCCTTGCGCGCCAGTGGACGCTGACCGGTGCCTACACCTATCTGGCACGCCGCAACCTCAGCGATGCGAGCGTGCAGCTCACCGACACACCGCGCCACCGCCTGTACACGGCGTTGACTTGGGCGCCCAGTGACGCCTGGGAGTTGCGCACTACGCTGGAGACCGAGCAAGGCCGCAAGGTCGCTTTTGCCGGATCGGGCAAGACCATCTACCGCGACCTGGCTGGCTTTGGGATTGTGGGAGTGAAGGCCACCTGGAAGCCGCGCAAAGACATGGCGCTGGACTTTGGGGTGAGCAACCTCGGCGACAAATGGTATGAACTGTCGGATGGCTTCCCGCTGCCCGGACGCACCTGGTTTGTTCGTGGCAGCTACCGTTTCTAA
- a CDS encoding tungsten ABC transporter permease, protein MAATVSNRWHTVCRRALACVLLGAACAQAQTPAVLPAVRVAAVGGLVLSGVWPRVATQAGKALGVQVLTVAASPKEGVVPVFARGDVDVLLIHASDEAMALEASALAAPVRVWAWNEHVLVGPAADPAQVRNARDGQDALRRIANAKASFIAFRDPGSYSVVQRLWRRAGIRPDARWARIDTGNTPQDVLQQAAALGAYAVVGHIPVAFGRMAAPGIEVLLQGDPLMRRPYVVLTPGPRHPASAETRRRAEQLADHLVSTAGQAALLQAQPPATGTWIFGRNTVPASYEETKP, encoded by the coding sequence GTGGCAGCTACCGTTTCTAATCGCTGGCACACCGTTTGCCGCAGGGCGCTGGCCTGCGTACTGCTGGGCGCGGCCTGCGCACAGGCGCAAACACCTGCGGTGCTGCCCGCCGTGCGCGTGGCTGCGGTGGGTGGGCTGGTGCTCAGCGGCGTCTGGCCCCGGGTGGCAACGCAGGCGGGCAAAGCCTTGGGGGTGCAGGTGCTCACCGTGGCCGCCAGTCCCAAAGAGGGTGTGGTGCCCGTGTTTGCACGCGGCGATGTCGATGTGCTCTTGATCCACGCAAGCGACGAGGCCATGGCCCTGGAGGCCAGCGCATTGGCAGCGCCGGTGCGCGTCTGGGCCTGGAACGAACATGTGCTGGTCGGGCCCGCTGCCGACCCAGCCCAGGTGCGCAACGCACGCGATGGCCAGGACGCATTGCGCCGCATTGCCAACGCCAAGGCGTCGTTTATCGCATTTCGTGACCCCGGCAGCTACTCCGTGGTGCAGCGCCTGTGGCGCCGCGCAGGCATCCGGCCCGATGCCCGCTGGGCACGCATCGACACGGGCAACACACCACAGGACGTGTTGCAGCAGGCGGCCGCCCTGGGTGCGTATGCCGTGGTGGGCCATATCCCCGTGGCGTTCGGCAGGATGGCTGCGCCCGGTATCGAGGTGCTGCTGCAGGGCGACCCGCTCATGCGCAGACCTTATGTGGTGTTGACCCCCGGCCCACGCCATCCTGCCTCTGCGGAAACACGCCGCCGTGCCGAGCAACTGGCCGACCATCTGGTGTCTACAGCCGGGCAGGCCGCACTGCTGCAGGCACAGCCGCCTGCCACCGGCACCTGGATTTTTGGCCGCAACACGGTTCCCGCAAGTTACGAGGAAACAAAACCATGA